Proteins from a genomic interval of Planktothrix sp. FACHB-1365:
- a CDS encoding peptidylprolyl isomerase: MKQFNTQHWFLPLLLLCVLIVAGCSSTTTSAETQAQNNPSVEQTLTPSSPTSTQPMANSPQLNGKATVVMTVNKSPITIEIDGTNAPITAGNFVDLVNKGVYDGLAFHRVVRDPQPFVVQGGDPQSKDPKFPSARLGTGGFIDPKTSKERMIPLEIKPKGAEQPIYSKTLESAGIQKAPVLSHSRGAVAMARSQFPDSASSQFYFALADLPFLDGSYAVFGYVTDGMNVVDQIKQGDRIQSAKVTQGLENLKN; the protein is encoded by the coding sequence ATGAAACAATTCAACACACAGCACTGGTTTTTACCGCTCCTGCTCTTATGTGTGTTAATCGTGGCGGGCTGTAGTTCTACGACAACTTCAGCAGAAACTCAAGCTCAGAACAATCCATCTGTCGAGCAGACCCTTACTCCTAGTTCTCCAACTTCAACCCAACCTATGGCAAATTCACCCCAATTAAACGGAAAAGCAACGGTAGTAATGACGGTCAATAAATCGCCAATTACTATTGAAATTGATGGCACTAATGCCCCCATTACCGCCGGGAACTTTGTCGATCTCGTTAATAAAGGGGTTTATGATGGTCTAGCTTTTCATCGGGTTGTCCGTGATCCTCAACCCTTTGTGGTGCAAGGGGGCGATCCTCAAAGTAAAGATCCTAAGTTTCCCAGTGCTAGATTAGGGACTGGGGGATTTATTGATCCCAAGACATCCAAAGAACGGATGATCCCCTTAGAAATTAAGCCCAAAGGTGCAGAACAGCCGATCTATAGTAAAACCTTAGAAAGTGCCGGAATCCAAAAAGCTCCTGTTTTATCCCACAGTCGGGGTGCAGTAGCCATGGCTCGTTCTCAATTCCCTGATTCCGCTTCTTCTCAGTTCTATTTTGCCTTAGCAGATTTACCGTTCCTGGATGGGAGTTATGCGGTTTTTGGTTATGTTACCGACGGGATGAATGTTGTTGATCAAATTAAACAAGGCGATCGCATTCAGTCTGCTAAAGTGACCCAAGGGTTAGAAAATCTGAAAAATTAA